A single Hemiscyllium ocellatum isolate sHemOce1 chromosome 18, sHemOce1.pat.X.cur, whole genome shotgun sequence DNA region contains:
- the syt8 gene encoding synaptotagmin VIII, whose amino-acid sequence MSSLNVTTTINPPVTNTTQITTTGSGGFISNLINKIPLPKWALIAIAAGVGLVILLCVICICVKCCCRKKKKKKKEQVNLKNINGSTTASLVQPDMDDLSGAEENRGKLQYSLDYDFKKEEITVGIIQAMDLMAMDLGGTSDPYVTVYLLPEKTQKFETKVYRRTLNPIFKERFTFKASQAEIADKTVVMQVYDFNRFSKHDIIGEVRIPLNTVNLNHVVEEWQDLTCALKDEQVKLGDICFSLRYVPTSSKLTVVILEAKNLRIMDKDGLSDPYVKIRLMLNKKKLKKKKTTVKKNTLNPYFNESFTFDVTFEEIQKVQLVISVWDHDKLSKNDAIGKLFLGCDATGNQLRHWSDMLANPRRPIAQWHTLQPKEEVDKALKALGMKSRFQIF is encoded by the exons ATGAGTTCATTGAATGTTACCACTACTATAAATCCACCCGTCACTAATACCACCCAAATAACCACTACTGGAAGTGGAGGCTTCATTTCCAATTTGATCAATAAAATTCCAT TACCAAAATGGGCCTTGATTGCCATTGCTGCCGGGGTGGGACTTGTCATCCTCCTCTGTGTCATCTGCATCTGTGTAAAATGTTGCTGcagaaagaagaagaagaaaaagaaggagcaAGTCAACTTAAAAAACATAAATGGCTCCACCACTGCAAGCTTG GTGCAGCCAGACATGGATGATTTGAGTGGAGCTGAGGAAAACCGCGGAAAATTACAATATTCCTTAGATTATGATTTTAAGAAAGAAGAG ATTACTGTTGGAATTATACAAGCAATGGACTTAATGGCCATGGACCTTGGAGGAACGTCTGATCCTTATGTTACAGTGTATCTTCTCCCAGAAAAGACGCAGAAATTTGAAACTAAAGTCTACAGGCGGACCTTAAATCCTATCTTTAAAGAACGCTTCACCTTCAAG GCTAGCCAGGCTGAAATAGCTGACAAGACTGTGGTGATGCAGGTATATGACTTCAACAGATTCTCCAAGCATGACATAATTGGTGAAGTGAGAATCCCACTTAACACTGTTAATCTGAACCACGTGGTTGAAGAGTGGCAGGATCTAACCTGTGCATTAAAGGATGAG CAAGTGAAACTTGGTGATATCTGCTTCTCCCTCCGTTATGTTCCCACTTCGAGCAAGTTGACAGTTGTAATTTTAGAAGCCAAGAACCTGAGGATAATGGATAAAGATGGTTTATCTG ACCCCTATGTGAAGATACGACTGATGCTCAATAAGAAAaagcttaagaaaaagaagacaACAGTTAAAAAGAACACCTTGAATCCATATTTCAATGAGTCCTTTACCTTCGATGTAACCTTTGAAGAAATACAG AAAGTACAGTTAGTGATCTCTGTGTGGGATCATGATAAACTGTCAAAGAACGATGCCATTGGAAAGTTATTTCTTGGTTGTGATGCTACAGGAAATCAGCTACGCCACTGGTCCGACATGCTGGCCAACCCCAGACGACCAATAGCGCAATGGCACACTCTGCAACCCAAGGAGGAAGTGGACAAAGCACTCAAAGCACTTGGGATGAAATCTCGTTTCCAAATTTTCTAG